The proteins below come from a single Cannabis sativa cultivar Pink pepper isolate KNU-18-1 chromosome 3, ASM2916894v1, whole genome shotgun sequence genomic window:
- the LOC133036073 gene encoding uncharacterized protein LOC133036073: MWRAGSNCLPTLSQLASKRVPVNTRCPLCEEMDETIAHVLLTCRMVKMVWERVGISTSGIAARSAFLDWCVNVFTQLAAEKQGLAAALCWAVWGARNDVVWQGKLFNISAIVGSAKSYLDQWKHAQKTQIESLWSNLQDYDGMERWVKPQENSIKINVDAAIFEGQNRFGNALVVRDHNGLLIEGRTKLHNGNIAPTIAEALSFREALSWLKDQTYNSVWVETDCLLVVQALRNSTILSSQFGCVIQECKAMLANLNNVYFCFVKRSANRVAHEFARASLLHPDCTFSMENIPTDLLPVLVTDFEG; encoded by the coding sequence atGTGGAGAGCCGGTTCTAACTGCCTCCCAACTCTATCTCAGCTTGCTTCTAAGCGTGTTCCTGTCAACACACGCTGTCCTTTGTGTGAGGAGATGGACGAGACAATTGCACACGTCCTACTTACCTGCAGAATGGTTAAAATGGTGTGGGAGAGAGTCGGCATTAGCACTTCTGGTATTGCAGCAAGAAGTGCGTTTTTGGACTGGTGTGTGAACGTTTTCACACAGTTGGCAGCCGAAAAACAAGGCCTGGCTGCTGCTCTTTGCTGGGCAGTTTGGGGAGCAAGGAATGATGTTGTATGGCAAGGAAAACTGTTTAATATTTCAGCTATAGTTGGCTCTGCTAAAAGCTATCTTGATCAATGGAAACACGCTCAAAAAACTCAAATTGAGTCATTATGGTCTAATCTTCAAGACTATGATGGGATGGAGCGTTGGGTTAAACCTCAGGAAAATAGTATCAAGATCAATGTGGATGCAGCTATTTTTGAAGGACAGAATCGGTTTGGAAATGCTTTGGTGGTGCGTGACCACAATGGTCTGCTCATCGAGGGCCGTACTAAGTTACATAATGGTAATATTGCCCCTACTATTGCTGAAGCTTTGAGCTTCCGGGAAGCCTTAAGTTGGCTCAAAGATCAAACATACAACTCAGTTTGGGTTGAGACGGATTGTTTATTGGTGGTTCAAGCCCTGAGGAACTCGACTATCCTGTCTTCTCAATTTGGTTGTGTGATTCAGGAGTGTAAAGCCATGTTGGCTAATCtcaataatgtttatttttgttttgttaagcGGTCAGCTAATAGAGTCGCTCATGAGTTTGCTAGAGCGTCCCTATTACATCCTGATTGTACCTTCAGTATGGAAAACATTCCAACTGATTTGTTACCTGTTTTGGTGACTGATTTCGAAGGTTAA